From one Lotus japonicus ecotype B-129 chromosome 3, LjGifu_v1.2 genomic stretch:
- the LOC130742757 gene encoding auxin-responsive protein SAUR32-like, with protein sequence MGCGEKSPKSFHSHGGDGKKQQEFRGVPKGCMAIKVGQGEEKQRFVVPVMYLNHPLFMQLLKEAEEEYGFDQKGTITIPCHVEEFRNVQGLIDRHKSLHHHHGCFGF encoded by the coding sequence ATGGGTTGCGGTGAAAAGAGTCCCAAGAGCTTTCATTCGCACGGCGGCGATGGGAAGAAGCAGCAAGAATTCCGAGGCGTTCCGAAAGGGTGTATGGCGATCAAGGTGGGACAGGGCGAAGAGAAACAGAGGTTTGTGGTTCCTGTGATGTACTTGAACCATCCTCTGTTCATGCAGCTTCTGAAGGAGGCAGAGGAAGAGTATGGATTCGATCAGAAAGGAACCATCACCATCCCTTGCCATGTTGAGGAATTCAGAAACGTTCAGGGCTTGATTGATAGGCACAAGagccttcatcatcatcatggatGCTTTGGCTTCTGA